A region of Nerophis ophidion isolate RoL-2023_Sa linkage group LG28, RoL_Noph_v1.0, whole genome shotgun sequence DNA encodes the following proteins:
- the LOC133545457 gene encoding oocyte zinc finger protein XlCOF6.1-like, translated as MAKYEEELCPRKEEKERQHQLLDVYYKKHHQVVLHRTDVCEEQLLPEKQECSFRMVKEVPSKRKTRRHGPSGVSLSSLTQTLPFKKEDEDSLTPHIKEEEEEHSISQEGDHLEGLVEFPVTGVPVKSEDDEVKGESEEKREVEPPSSSSTQHMTTEADGDHCGGSQADKLLAPLSDSEDTTSHSPDTDDEDSKDDKTCHTDNTHFTCSHCDKTFKYHSRLKVHMRMHTGEKPFPCSECGKCFSRRNGLSEHMQTHTKEKPFSCSVCGKSFTQRQCLKKHTRLHTEEKSFTCAFCGKGFVLREYLKVHMRTHTGDKPYYCSFCDKGFAQSQTFKVHMRKHTGEKPYPCSSCNKSFVDRAKLIIHTRTHTGEKPFPCSVCHRSFCEQSKLVRHMRRHTGEKVLSCSVCGERFSYKYQCKKHICAGDSK; from the exons atggcaaagtatgaggaggaactttgtccaagaaaagaggagaaggagcgacaacatcaactactggatgtttattataagaaacatcatcaagttgtgttacacagaacag acgtctgtgaagaacaacttctgcctgaaaaacaggagtgtagcttcaggatggtgaaggaggtgccatcaaagaggaagaccaggcgccacggaccctctggcgtctccctttcctctttgacacagacccttccctTTAAAAAGGAAGATGAAGACTCACtgaccccccacattaaagaggaagaggaagaacacagcatcagtcaggagggagatcatcttgaaggactggtggagttcccagtgactggtgtccctgtgaagagtgaagatgatgaggtcaaaggtgaaagtgaggagaagagagaggtggagcctccaagcagcagctcaacacaacacatgacaacagaagctgatggagaccactgtggaggatcacaagcagacaagctcttagctccactatcagatagtgaggacacaacgtcacactctcctgacactgatgatgaagactctaaagatgataagacatgtcacactgacaacactcacttcacatgttctcactgtgacaaaacttttaaatatcatAGTcgtctgaaagtacacatgagaatgcacactggagaaaaaccttttccctgCTCAGAATGTGGGAAATGTTTTTCACGAAGAAATGGACTGAGtgaacacatgcaaacacacactaaagaaaaacctttttcttgttcagtgTGCGGAAAAAGCTTTACACAAAGACAGTGTTTAAAAAAGCACACAAGATTACACACCGAGGAGAAATCTTTTACCTGTGcattctgtggtaaaggttttgtattACGtgaatatttgaaagtacacatgagaacacacaccggggaCAAACCATATTACTGTTCATTTTGCGATAAAGGTTTTGCGCAAAGTCAAACTtttaaagtacacatgagaaaacacactggtgaaaaaccctaTCCCTGTTcaagctgcaacaaaagctttgtTGACAGGGCAAAACTTATAAtacacacaagaacacacactggagaaaaaccttttccctgCTCAGTCTGccacagaagcttttgtgaacaATCAAAgcttgtaagacacatgagaagacacacaggagagaaagtgttgagttgcagtgtgtgtggtgaaagattctcttataagtaccagtgtaagaaacacataTGTGCTGGTGATTCTAAATAA